In one Plasmodium reichenowi strain SY57 chromosome 7, whole genome shotgun sequence genomic region, the following are encoded:
- a CDS encoding DNA-directed RNA polymerase 2 8.2 kDa polypeptide, putative, translating into MIIPVRCFTCGKLIGNLWSVYEKKLEEGLSKCDALNELNLYRYCCRRMILTHADMMDKLLCYNIYERKL; encoded by the coding sequence ATGATAATACCTGTACGTTGTTTTACTTGTGGTAAATTAATAGGAAACCTATGGAGTGTTTATGAGAAGAAACTCGAAGAAGGTTTATCAAAATGTGATGCTTTGAAtgaattaaatttatacaGATATTGTTGCCGACGAATGATATTAACACATGCTGATATGATggataaattattatgttataatatatacgAAAGAAAACTGTAA
- a CDS encoding cytoskeleton associated protein, putative, translating to MENIFCNEKEFHVGDRIFTCNFNAHNNKENEQDSDHFMNEKNKKNNECTIENSEKLYDSDEEVVDKNLKIYLFNEDIEIKIGTIRYIGTLKNHPSENKIFYGIEWDNEISGKNLGKFKEDIYFYPIQYLKREYTKMYYMKIKGGLMKNGKMENNINDNIECDDNTKSDDKIKRDDKIKRDDKIKNDDKIKNDDKIKNDDNIICDDNIICDDNIICDDNIICNDNIICDINPFNNFHHIHNDEKTKHIFEEFLNANLNIKPCSFLTFEKIHVGITFIQALHFRYNYFPDLDLSIEDYQTKKIKKVIFSGEMKVRNYFKNFYALKNITLNKCLIYTSGITNNIIFNNLQSLSLCGNLLSNWLEIFKIIKLANKLSYLNVSDNKLSPISLHCVLLKNLECGCNEIKNKCDTNITHDNHTNKYDYINNNGKEHCTISELIHFEQIKELCIDNTLISWDDVLILSFIFPNVEILSLKKNYINNINIKNLKLSKNSIIYKYLTNTTYRNFYGLDNIINDNACYSLTNINDNNDDNNDDNNDDNNDDKNEDNNNNNIWSFKEQNIHNIPNCNSNVFIHNGNKHECVNYTHNNDHNYLNSQPRDDCSCKNMNKSGESEIAKNEILFPYKFVIFSKLRKIVLNDNYLYDYEDLFNFVYHINSIQSIFLNNNKFSDNQNLIDIVYNICMEDLKYKMSEQMETLDKFEIINQKFNHLKEFLFDNNEVKNYETLRDLFYIFYDIEILKIQNKQKHMKERKNLRYIFISIMPKLKILNHSSINKNERINSERFFISLYQKDNVTKVFNQEVLNKRHSTRLEKIHYEATKDHEHVEKAKCIKTNLINITIIPEFLNSEKFDIVKKKVSKYMYVKDLKYLCSRLYSIPLPKMRLFYTDENNPLCLEILDTNATLYTYGIDNNSKIKIKMEE from the exons ATGGAAAATATCTTCTGTaatgaaaaagaatttCATGTAGGGGATCGAATCTTCACCTGCAATTTTAATGCCCATAATAACAAAGAAAATGAACAAGATAGTGACCATTTTATGaatgaaaagaataaaaaaaataatgaatgTACAATTGAAAATTCAGAAAAACTATACGATTCAGATGAAGAAGTGGTTGATAAAAACTTGAAAatctatttatttaatgaagatatagaaataaaaattggAACGATTAGATATATTGGAACGTTGAAAAATCATCCTTctgaaaataaaatattttatggTATTGAATGGGACAATGAAATTAGTGGGAAAAATTTGGGGAAATTTAAAGAAgacatttatttttatcctATTCAATATCTTAAAAGGGAATACACAAAGatgtattatatgaaaataaagGGGGGATTGATgaaaaatggaaaaatggaaaataatataaatgacAACATCGAATGTGATGATAACACCAAAAGTGATGATAAAATCAAACGTGATGATAAAATCAAACGTGATGATAAAATcaaaaatgatgataaaatcaaaaatgatgataaaatcaaaaatgatgataacaTCATATGTGATGATAACATCATATGTGATGATAACATCATATGTGATGATAACATCATATGTAATGATAACATCATATGTGATATTAACCCTTTTAATAACTTTCATCACATAcataatgatgaaaaaacaaaacatatttttgaaGAATTCTTAAATGCTAATCTAAATATTAAACCTTGCTCCTTCTTAACATTCGAAAAAATACACGTTGGTATTACCTTTATACAAGCTCTACATTTCcgttataattattttccaGATTTAGATTTATCCATCGAAGATTATCAAActaagaaaataaaaaaagtaattTTTTCAGGAGAAATGAAAGTTCGAAATTATTTCAAAAATTTTTATgctttaaaaaatataacattaaataaatgtttaatatataccAGCGGTATTAccaataatattatttttaataatttacaGAGTTTATCTCTATGTGGAAATCTTCTTAGTAACTGGTTAGagatttttaaaattataaaactAGCTAATAAATTATCTTACCTGAACGTGTCagataataaattatctCCCATCTCTTTGCATTGtgttcttttaaaaaatttagaaTGTGGATgtaatgaaataaaaaataaatgtgaTACGAACATTACACATGATAACcatacaaataaatatgattatattaataataatggaAAGGAACATTGTACAATATCAGAATTAATTCATTTTgaacaaataaaagaattatgTATTGATAACACTCTTATTAGTTGGGATGatgttttaattttatctTTCATTTTTCCAAATGTTGAAATATTAAgtttgaaaaaaaattatataaacaatattaatataaaaaatttaaagctttcaaaaaattcaattatatacaaatacTTAACAAACACAACCTATAGGAATTTTTATGGACtagataatataataaatgacAACGCATGTTATAGCCTAACTAATATAAATGACAATAATGATGACAATAATGATGACAATAATGATGACAATAATGATGacaaaaatgaagataataataataataatatatggtcttttaaagaacaaaatatacataatatacCAAATTGCAATTCAAATGtttttattcataatgGAAATAAACATGAATGTGTAAATTATACACATAATAATGATCATAATTATCTTAATTCTCAACCACGTGATGACTGTTCatgtaaaaatatgaacaagTCAGGTGAAAGTGAGATTGCAAAAAATGAGATATTATTTCCTTATAAGtttgtaatattttctaaattACGAAAAATAGTACttaatgataattatttgtATGATTATGAagatttatttaattttgtttatcACATAAATTCTATACaatctatatttttaaataataataaattcaGTGATAACCAAAATTTAATAGATATcgtatataatatatgtatggAAGATTTGAAGTACAAAATGAGTGAACAGATGGAAACTCTTGACAAAtttgaaataataaatcagaaatttaatcatttaaaagaatttttatttgataataatgaagtaaaaaattatgaaacCTTGAGagatttattttatatattttatgatattgaaatattgaaaatacaaaataagCAAAAGCATAtgaaagaaagaaaaaatctccgatatatatttatatccaTAATGCCTAAGcttaaaatattaaatcatagttcaataaataaaaacgAGAGAATAAATTCCGAGAggttttttatatctttatatcAGAAGGATAATGTTACAAAGGTGTTTAATCAAGAGGTCTTAAATAAGAGGCACAGTACGAGGTTGGAGAAGATACACTATGAGGCTACCAAGg atcACGAACATGTGGAAAAAGCCAAATGTATAAAAACAAACCTTATCAACATAACAATCATTCCAGAATTTTTAAACTCAGAAAAATTTGACATTGTTAAGAAAAAGGTtagtaaatatatgtacGTAAAAGatttgaaatatttatgttcaAGATTATATTCCATACCTTTGCCAAAAATGCGATTATTTTACACCGATGAG AATAATCCTCTTTGCTTAGAAATTCTAGATACCAATGCAACTTTGTACACATACGGAATTGACAACaattcaaaaataaaaataaaaatggaagaataa
- a CDS encoding ribosomal protein S8e, putative: MPQNDYIELHRKRYGYRFDHFEKERKKEARKVHKDSLKAKKLRGIKAKIYNKKKYTEKVNLKKTLKSHELKDIKSTETLKDDNGLPSYLLDRQQTKHTQILTNLIKQKRKSKCGKWQLPIPKIQALNEAEMLRVVKSGKRRRKTWKRLIDKISFVGNDFTRKNPKFERYIRPSSLRFKKANVYHSELKSTFSLDIISVKVNPQSNLYTNLGIITKGTIIEVNVSELGLVTQSGKVIWAKFAQVTNNPELDGCINATLLV, from the coding sequence ATGCCGCAAAATGATTATATCGAATTACACCGTAAGAGGTATGGATATCGCTTTGACCATTTTGAAaaggaaagaaaaaaagaagcTAGGAAAGTTCATAAGGATTCCTTGAAGGCTAAAAAATTAAGAGGAATAAAAgctaaaatatataataagaagaaatataCAGAAAAAGTAAATCTTAAGAAAACATTAAAATCACATGAATTGAAAGATATTAAGAGTACTGAAACATTGAAGGATGATAACGGATTACCTTCTTATTTATTAGATCGTCAACAAACAAAACATACTCAAATATTAACAAACcttataaaacaaaaaagaaaaagtaAATGTGGAAAATGGCAACTACCCATACCTAAAATCCAAGCATTAAATGAAGCTGAAATGTTAAGAGTTGTTAAATCCggaaaaagaagaagaaaaacTTGGAAAAGATTAATAGATAAAATATCTTTTGTGGGTAATGATTTCACAAGAAAAAATCCGAAATTCGAAAGATATATACGTCCAAGTAGTTTAAGATTCAAAAAAGCAAATGTTTATCATAGTGAATTGAAATCAACATTTTCTTTAGATATTATTAGTGTTAAGGTAAATCCACAATCAAACCTTTATACAAATCTTGGTATTATAACCAAAGGTACTATTATAGAAGTTAATGTAAGCGAACTAGGATTAGTTACGCAATCAGGAAAAGTTATATGGGCAAAATTTGCGCAAGTTACAAATAATCCAGAATTAGATGGTTGTATTAATGCAACATTATTAGTATAa
- a CDS encoding E3 ubiquitin-protein ligase, putative has protein sequence MENKDNKRRGFLKNWNINYLSTNFNNLIKHNENTHNTKHDQRNEHVDDNKTNKIYDINENIKFIKEKEIMRENNKIDVNNNININLSSSLSNKGYYDSINHNVKDSINVMNDSNTTTTNNNKPTSYLDFCEAWSKFKFRNLASHANDQINKDKQSYNNGESQGNIQNTGLRNKNSCDNKGLLNCNMAHNHSNSNYLNGHNNINKCINRDNTNIDNNKKNNYHNNNNNNNKNNSSSSNNNSSNNNNNSNGNNSDNHNNNNNNNNNDDGNHFNRHNNFNNNHMNNYNGHHHHHHHNNNNNNDDDDNGDHSDNNNKKNNKFYKNNDASSVSSSSSVSSSSSFISNDSYAANNPKTNNEQCKRKKKKKKEKEKENNNNSPDMDTYNSNINVMNNMNNNMESNMRTDLNVHHNNMNRRNSFNNTSSVQHTYNNNYNQYDHKNSNDSYTRNERRNSLNNYNFRKASLNPNNEFYNNNDYSSDLINSHPINYSNIPESNYNMNHPMHHMNSASHGMNNNTSHGMNNNTSHGMSNNTSHGMNNNTSHGMNNNTSHGMSNNTSHGMNNNTSHGMSNNTSHGMNNTSHGMNNTSHGINNTSHSMNNTNHGMNNTSHSMNNTSHHINHSSPNVMNKNCGNKRNYTSNNSGDYNEGVKSNNYYNHSGNNTNYYNSNKNSISSENLNKQIKKGEEGGEGDNVRDSIDKTEEVEKKNPNMINIEMLNPEDRKKEAEKYKVLGNQSYKLGYFESAIDYYTKAIQYDNTNHVYYTNRALCYKKQKLWKLANMDARQALNLEEESVKAHFILGLTLLHLNSLEEGLKKLTKAKTLSSYLKDSNESEINRYIMQAKKLIYLRDEQNKQLSYTELQSFFIDKINLLNQIGYITNEEKSLRIQQTEGIFKELLDSFQKKQVPDYLCCKISMCLMNEPVITPSGMTYDKIFLYEHVKHNGSFDPVSREQFSIREVIPNYAIKEATEHFLKANPWAFEE, from the coding sequence ATggaaaataaagataataaaagaagagggtttttgaaaaattggaatattaattatttatcaACGAATTTTAATAATCTTATTAAACATAACGAAAACACACATAATACAAAACATGATCAAAGAAATGAACATGTTGATGATaacaaaacaaataaaatatatgatattaacgaaaatataaaatttattaaagaaaaagaaataatgagagaaaataataaaatcgatgtaaataataatattaatataaatttatcaTCTTCTTTATCTAATAAAGGTTATTATGATTCTATAAATCATAATGTTAAAGATTCTATAAATGTAATGAATGATTCTAatactactactactaataataataaaccTACTTCCTATTTGGATTTCTGTGAAGCGTGGTCCAAATTTAAATTTAGGAATTTAGCTAGTCATGCAAATGATCAAATAAACAAAGATAAACAAAGTTATAACAATGGAGAATCACAAGGGAATATTCAGAATACTGGACTTcgaaataaaaattcatGTGATAATAAAGGTTTGTTAAATTGTAATATGGCACATAATCATTCCAACAGTAATTATTTGAATGgtcataataatataaataaatgtattaatCGTGATAATACCaatattgataataataagaaaaataattatcataataataataataataataataaaaataatagtagtagtagtaataataatagtagtaataacaacaacaatagTAACGGAAATAATAGTGATAATcataacaataataataataataataataatgatgatggGAATCATTTTAATCgtcataataattttaataataatcatatgaataattataatggtcatcatcatcatcatcatcataataataataataataatgatgatgatgataacGGTGATCATAGCgacaataataacaaaaagaataataagttttacaaaaataacGATGCCTCATCTGTTTCCTCATCTTCTTCTGTGTCCTCATCATCCTCATTTATTTCAAACGATTCTTATGCAGCAAATAATCCCAAAACAAATAATGAACAATGTaagaggaaaaaaaaaaaaaaaaaggaaaaagaaaaagaaaataataataactCCCCTGATATGGACACGtataatagtaatattaatgtaatgaataatatgaataataacATGGAAAGTAATATGAGAACTGATCTAAATGTacatcataataatatgaatagaAGAAATAGTTTTAATAATACTTCTAGTGTACAACAtacttataataataattacaatCAATATGATCATAAGAATTCAAATGATAGTTATACAAGAAATGAAAGAAGAAATAGcttaaataattataatttcaGAAAGGCCTCTTTGAATCCTAATAATGAATtttacaataataatgattattCTAGTGATTTAATAAACTCACATCCTATTAATTATTCAAATATTCCAGAATCgaattataatatgaatcATCCTATGCATCATATGAATAGTGCAAGTCATGGTATGAACAATAATACAAGTCATGgtatgaataataatacaagTCATGGTATGAGTAATAATACAAGTCATGGTATGAACAATAATACAAGTCATGGTATGAACAATAATACAAGTCATGGTATGAGTAATAATACAAGTCATGgtatgaataataatacaagTCATGGTATGAGTAATAATACAAGTCATGGTATGAACAATACTAGTCATGGTATGAACAATACTAGTCATGGTATTAACAATACTAGTCATAGTATGAACAATACTAATCATGGTATGAATAATACTAGTCACAGTATGAACAATACTAGCCACCATATAAACCATTCCAGTCCTAATgttatgaataaaaattgtgggaataaaagaaattacACATCGAACAATTCGGGGGATTATAACGAGGGCgtaaaaagtaataattaCTACAATCACTCAGGTAATAATAccaattattataatagtaataaaaatagcATTTCAAGTGAAAATTTGaataaacaaattaaaaaaggaGAAGAGGGAGGAGAAGGAGATAATGTAAGAGATTCCATTGATAAAACAGAAGAGgtggaaaaaaaaaatccaaatatgataaatattgAAATGTTAAATCCAGAAGATCGAAAAAAAGAAGCGGAGAAATATAAGGTATTAGGTAATCAAAGTTATAAACTAGGTTATTTTGAATCAGCTATTGattattatacaaaagCTATACAATATGATAACACGAATCATGTCTATTATACAAATAGAGCtttatgttataaaaaacaaaaattatgGAAACTAGCAAATATGGATGCTAGACAAGCATTAAATTTAGAAGAAGAATCGGTTAAGGCTCATTTTATTCTTGGTTTAACTTTATTACATCTAAATAGTTTAGAAGAAggattaaaaaaattaacaaaaGCTAAAACTTTATCAAgttatttaaaagattCAAATGAAAGTGAAAttaatagatatattatgcaagccaaaaaattaatttatttacgtgatgaacaaaataaacaaTTGTCTTACACAGAATTAcaatctttttttatagataaaattaatttattaaaccAAATAGGATATATAACGAATGAAGAAAAATCTTTAAGAATACAACAAACGGAAGgaatatttaaagaattattagattcctttcaaaaaaaacaaGTACCAGATTATTTATGTTGTAAAATATCCATGTGCCTAATGAATGAACCTGTTATAACTCCTAGTGGTATGacatatgataaaatatttttatatgaacatGTTAAACATAATGGATCCTTCGATCCTGTTAGCAGGGAACAATTTTCTATACGTGAAGTGATTCCAAATTATGCTATAAAAGAAGCCACAGAGCACTTTTTGAAGGCTAATCCATGGGCCTTCGAGGAATAA
- a CDS encoding RAP protein, putative produces MINFFNIVVFVLHLFYIIGIIILFLDHVQSSKLNIVYKPNGSFSKPLFISNLFDFKEKFKNNFVKNRKKSDTNYYHDNYKRNYSNTNSNIFIESFNKKNTFIKPIYVTFQDDMNKSVASQNESKKKKKKKKNSEQNQLFLKSTKQKDINEMTIDEEIENYDNIQMDKEEMNNKEDHKESDINDKNNNDYSYDKNNDYSYDNNNNNNNYSYDNNNNNYSNDKNNNNNYFKNMDNSEYELVNDYILLRKNGLTIKELMEQGKWACPKENLKMIRERVNSKINWNYILKKNNELLKDNVDKIYHGIYKKENVDDLLFVFDTYPYNYLNITMSVFSLYKFANSYLNEKKEKMNSVNEKKSNFFNNISSKNFLIKEDEKKKKKKKDDMENINELLNIKHNDNKSRCNEKTNSYDDNFFALENIQDDVGDNNIFKIKEERKRLYYITTNRNFQRIVGSINKHLKIIYRIFSSNEKLSSYEKNKNVYKFIPYINIKDIIIILKSFCILKYDHANIYKYIYFFIVHFIHKFDIYNLCQAVHLCIIKQIYIKPLYQNFLKYLHNIFQQDKNDYIGKIEIAQSKTSLSSNNKKDTHEELQDNHNATNKNNVKKDILLNIKSYDNNRNNLCKDIISLYDAINIKDFYNNIENAMEGYSSNPCNYYTSPLYNNNFNYYIYHSCNYSNINNALDDAEEKKEKEKDIKGFMTKDMRKEKESFIEHNINKDITINENNNNINNVNNINNINNVNNINNTNNRKDINLYVYILYVLSKFPYSNVNIINKIILHILKDIHNLSIDELILTFYSIAELEYEDYEVQNYLYLLIFQRLHLLNYRNNDTLLKLIKSLYLTNNLDRVYDCTKMENTPVKVDVKGREKGKQQDDEKEKDDEEDKRKNEQKQNEFHNKEDEKKGEFHIMDNENNSLSNKKKNCDYKKHVEKEHSDSFIEHINNDESNKMESIKTLMIYVISKMVLKNINNYSPTELVDIIRYLSAFKFINKELFSFVYNLPFFKNLNEDILNYYKNNVYFNQSYYAYTKNNNINTPIEIMLCKLYQSYLSYNMFIKQIDTSYIKNVIKDDIIKTIYKRNNEQVKVIQFNNSIIQLLKNTYLNNMKISSYASSSLHYEIADIINKDFKIPCHVEYQTSNGIIIDIAILYEDIKKIDPTCPFFKNIAIEINGPFHYKTKSLSNHFPLINTKTILKKRLLQFEDWDVISFPFWEIKPWFSKTRKESYILKMLPEKLKTFFK; encoded by the exons ATGattaatttctttaatataGTTGTATTTGTACTACACTTGTTTTATATCATAGgaattataattttatttctagACCATGTACAGTCTTCTAAATTGAATATTGTGTACAAGCCAAATGGTAGTTTTTCGAAACCCTTGTTCATTAGTAATTTGTTTGATTTTAAGGAAAAATTTAAGAACAATTTTGTTAAGAATCGAAAGAAAAGTGATACAAATTATTACcatgataattataaaaggAACTATTCAAATACCAattctaatatatttatcgAATCattcaataaaaaaaataccTTTATTAAACCAATATATGTAACCTTTCAAGatgatatgaataaaaGTGTAGCTAGCCAAAATGaaagcaaaaaaaaaaaaaaaaaaaaaaaaaattctgAACAAAACCAGCTATTTTTGAAAAGTACGAAACAAAAAGATATTAATGAAATGACGATTGATGAGGAAATtgaaaattatgataacATACAAATGGATAAAGAggaaatgaataataaagaGGATCATAAAGAAAGTGatattaatgataaaaataataatgattatagttatgataaaaataatgattatagttatgataataataataataataataattatagttatgataataataataataattatagtaatgataaaaataataataataattattttaaaaatatggataataGTGAATATGAATTGGTAAATGATTATATCttattaagaaaaaatggattaacaataaaagaattaatgGAACAAGGGAAATGGGCTTGTccaaaagaaaatttaaaaatgataagaGAACGTGTTAATTCAAAAATTAATTGGAACTACATTTTGAAGAAAAACAATGAATTACTTAAGGATAATGtagataaaatatatcatggaatatataaaaaagaaaatgtggatgatttattatttgtttttgATACATAtccatataattatttaaatattactATGAGTGTTTTTTCTCTTTACAAATTTGCAAATAGTTATCTAAACGagaagaaagaaaaaatgaatagtgtaaatgaaaagaaatctaatttttttaataatatatctagtaaaaattttttgataaaagaagatgaaaaaaaaaaaaaaaaaaaaaaagatgatatggaaaatataaatgaacttttaaatataaaacataatgataataaatcaaGATGTAATGAAAAAACGAATTCATATGATGATAACTTTTTTGCTTTAGAAAATATACAAGATGATGTTGGTgataataacatttttaaaataaaagaagaaagaaaacgattatattatattacaaCCAATAGAAATTTTCAAAGAATTGTAGGTTCAATTAATAAACATCTAAAAATTATCTATAgaatattttcttctaatgaaaaattatcttcttatgaaaaaaataaaaatgtgtaCAAATTTATTccttatataaatattaaagatattattattattttaaaatcattctgtatattaaaatatgatcatgcaaatatatataaatatatatatttttttattgttcattttattcataaattcgatatatataatttatgcCAAGCAGTCcatttatgtattattaaacaaatatatatcaaacCATTATATCAaaactttttaaaatatttgcACAACATTTTTCAACAAGAcaaaaatgattatatagGAAAAATAGAAATAGCTCAAAGTAAAACGTCTTTGtcttcaaataataaaaaagatacaCATGAAGAGTTACAGGATAATCATAATGCTactaataaaaataatgttaaaaaagatatcctattgaatataaaatcatatgataataatagaaataaCTTATGTAAAGATATCATTTCTTTATATGATgctataaatattaaagatTTTTACAATAACATAGAAAACGCCATGGAAGGATATTCTTCTAATCCGTGCAATTATTATACATCACctttatataacaataactttaattattatatataccatTCTTGTAATTATTCTAATATTAACAATGCTTTGGATGATGCGgaggaaaaaaaagagaaagaaaaagatataaaagGTTTTATGACAAAAGATATGAGAAAAGAGAAAGAAAGTTTTATTGAACACAATATTAATAAGGATATTAcaataaatgaaaataataacaatataaataatgtaaacaatataaacaatataaataatgtaaacaatataaataatacaaataatagaaaggatattaatttatatgtatatattttatatgttttatcTAAATTTCCATACAgtaatgtaaatataattaataaaattattttacatatattaaaagatatacataatttatCAATAGACGAACTAATATTAACTTTTTATAGTATAGCCGAGCTCGAATACGAGGATTATGAGGTgcaaaattatttatatctcTTAATTTTCCAGAGGCTACACTTGTTAAATTATAGAAACAATGACACCTTGTTGAAGTTAATCAAATCGTTATATTTGACGAATAATTTGGATAGGGTATATGATTGTACAAAAATGGAAAATACTCCTGTAAAGGTGGATGTAAAAGGAAGGGAAAAGGGAAAACAACAAGATGATgagaaagaaaaagatgACGAAGAagataaaagaaaaaacgagcaaaaacaaaatgaatttcataataaggaagatgaaaaaaaaggagAATTTCATATTATGGATAACGAAAATAATAGCTTATccaataaaaaaaaaaattgtgaTTATAAGAAGCATGTAGAAAAAGAACATTCTGATAGTTTTATagaacatataaataatgatgaaagTAATAAAATGGAAAGTATAAAAACTTTAATGATATATGTTATATCAAAGATggtattaaaaaatataaataattatagtCCTACTGAATTAGTAGATATTATTAGATATTTATCTgcttttaaatttataaataaagaattattttcttttgtatataatttaccattttttaaaaatttaaatgaagATATCTTAAactattataaaaataatgtatattttaatcAATCCTATTATGcttatacaaaaaataataatataaatacacCTATAGAAATTATGTTATGTAAATTATATCAATCctatttatcatataatatgtttataaaacaaatagATACTAgctatataaaaaatgtaataaaggatgatattattaaaacgatttataaaagaaataatgaACAAGTAAAAGTTATacaatttaataattcaaTCATCcaattattaaaaaacacctatctaaataatatgaaaatatcTTCATATGCATCTTCTTCTTTACATTATGAAATAGcagatataataaataaagattTTAAAATTCCCTGTCATGTGGAATATCAAACCTCTAATGGAATCATAATAGATATTgctatattatatgaagacatcaaaaaaatagatCCAACATGTCCtttctttaaaaatattgcAATCGAAATAAATGGTCCATTTCATTACAAAACGAAATCTTTGAGTAACCATTTTCCTTTGATTAACACAAAGacaattttaaaaaagag GCTATTGCAATTTGAAGACTGGGATGTAATATCTTTTCCCTTTTGGGAAATCAAGCCATg gTTTAGTAAAACGAGGAAAGAAAGttacatattaaaaatgttacCCGAAAAGCTCAaaactttttttaaataa